A region of the Conger conger chromosome 6, fConCon1.1, whole genome shotgun sequence genome:
TATAAATACACCacattatttataatttgtatatatatactaATTTGAACATAAGCTCAATTTAACAGAGACCTAGTTATATTTAAATCATagattattttataataaaaagatAACTGTGAGAGATTGGTACAatttccaatatgaattgagtGAGTTTGTATGGGCTATCTGGAATGTGTAGGCAGCTCATTTCTGTTGAAAAGCTGGCCTAACTCATCTAAACAACACCACGCCTAACTCATCTAAACAACACCACGCCTTACTCATCTAACAACACCACGCCTAACTCATCTAAAACACCACGCCTAACTCATCTAAACAACACCACGCCTAACTTATCTAAACAACACCACGCCTAACTCATCTAAACAACACCACGCCTAACTCATCTAAACAACACCACGCCTAACTCATCTAAGACAACACCACGCCTAACTCATCTAACACCACCACGCCTAACTCATCTAAACAACACCACGCCTAACTTATCTAAACAACACCACGCCTAACTCATCTAAACAACACCACGCCTAACTTATCTAAACAACACCACGCCTAACTCATCTAAACAACACCACGCCTAACTCATCTAAACAACACCACGCCTAACTCATCTAAACAACACCACGCCTAACTCATCTAAAACACCACGCCTAACTTATCTAAACAACACCACGCCTAACTCATCTAAACAACACCACGCCTAACTCATCTAAACAACACCACGCCTAACTCATCTAAACAACACCACACCTAACTCATCTAAACAACACCACGTCTAACTCATCTAACAACACCACGCCTAACTCATCTAAACAACACCACGCCTAACTCATCTAAACAACACCACACCTAACTCATCTAAACAACACCACGCCTAACTCATCTAAACAACACCACGCCTAACTCATCTAAACAACACCACGCCTAACTCATCTAAACAACACCACGCCTAACTCATCTAAACAACACCATGCCTAACTCATCTAACAACACCACGCCTAACTCATCTAACAACACCACGCCTAACTCATCTAACACCACCAGCACGAACCAAAAAATTACCAAATCCGGATAACATTGTTCAATCAGGAAACCTGCATCTCCTTAGCATCTGCCCAGCGACAAGAAAGTCCTCACTTTAGTAGTTAAAATTTTTTGCTTGtgactgtgattccgaggcgcccggggtgctgttgtgagCAATGATCTGCTaacccctccctctggagcagcgagccgaTTATGCCGCTCCACAAGAGGCGGCCAAACTTGGCGTTTTGGCAGGACCGCGAAtcaaactgcaactgcaagtccgctgcatcttagccagTTATGCCACCGCGGCTCCGGGGTCCTCAGTTTGAAGTCAGTTTACACGGTCCTCACTCTGGATGgcatacgagtgtgtgtgtgtgtgtgtgtgtgtgtgtgaatgtgtgtgtgtgtggatgggtgtgtgtgggtgagtgtgtgtggatgggtatgtgtgggtgagtatgtgtggatggctgtgtgtgtgtgtgtgtgtgtgtgtgggtgagggtgggtgggtatgtgtgtgtgtgtgtgtgtgtgtgtgtgtgtgtgggtgtgtgtgtgtgaatctacAGTGCTGTATCTGCCTCCTGATATCTTCTCTGGCCTCTTCTCACAGTGCTGCAAACAAAGAGATAAAGTGTGAAATATCTCTGAGGCatgtgatgtgtttgtgtgtgtgtgtgtgtgtgaatgtgtgtgtgtgcgtgcgtgtgtgtgtgtatgtgtgtgtgtgtgtgggtgtgtgatggGAGTCATGATAAGGGTAGTTACCTGTTTTGAGTGAGAACTTTATGATACAGATGGAGTAACACAACCACTGCCAGAGTCACCAACACAAACTCCACCAGCCTCAACACAAACATTACATACAGCACTGCATCATGGGAACGATgacctagagagagagagagagagagagagagagagagaaagagagagaatgtgtcacatcagctgctccttaccctcctccctacagagagctgctccttacccgcttccctacagagagctgctccttaacctcttccctacagagagctgctccttaccctcttccctacagagagctgctccttaccctccctacagagagctgctccttactctcctccctacagagagctgctccttaacctcttccctacagagagctgctcctaactctcttccctacagagagctgctccttaccctcttCCCTACAaagagctgctccttaccctattccctacagagagctgctccttaccctcctccctacagagagctgctccttaccatcctccctacagagagctgctccttaacctcctccctacagagagctgctccttaccctcttccctacagagagctgctccttaccctcttccctacagagagctgctccttactCTCCTCCCTACAGAGAGGTACTCCTTATCCTCCTCCCTAtagagagctgctccttaccctcctccctacagagagctgctccttaccctcttccctacagagagctgctccttactCTCCTCCCTACAGAGAGGTACTCCTTATCCTCCTCCCTAtagagagctgctccttaccctcctccctacagagagctgctccttaccctcttccctacagagagctgctccttaccctcttccctacagagagctgctccttaccctcctatctacagagagctgctccttaccctcttccctacagagagctgctccttaccctcttccctacagagagctgctccttaccctcttccctacagagctgctccttactctcctccctacagagagctgctccttaccctcctccctacagagagctgctccttaccctcttccctacagagagctgctccttaccctcctccctacagagagctTCTCCTTACCCtcctccctacagagagctgctccttaccctcttccctacagagagctgctccttaccctcttccctacagagagctgctccttaccctcttccctacagagagctgctgcTTACCCTCTTctctacagagagctgctccttaccctcctccctacacagagctgctccttaacctcctccctacagagagctgctccttaccctcttcccaacagagagctgctccttaccctcttCCCTAaagagagctgctccttaacCTCTTCCCTACAtagagctgctccttaccctcttccctacagagagctgctccttaccctcttGCCCGCAGACCTGTGTGGGGAGGAAGGCTGTTCTCTCCTCACTGATGGGGTTTGTAGCCACACAGGTGTAGGTGGAGTTGGACGCCTCTATCTCCAGAGTGAGGGACAGGGTGCTGAGATTGGGGTCTCTGGTGTGGGACAGTGTCTCCCCCTCTGTCCTCCAGGACAGGGTGAGCTCTCTTCCGTTCTGCACAGAGCACTGCAGTGAGCAGCTCCTGCCCCCTTGTGCTGCTGAGGTCTTTATATGAGGCTTCCACACAGATTCTGTAAGAGAGCCCACAGCACAGCGTcaccgacacacacagacacacacacactgtgacacacacacacatacacacacactgacacacacacacacccacacacacacactcacacacacacccatgccttccggctcagctccctcttcaccatgacggcattactgctgacactgcaccaatccgcctgtcgatctcacgctccttTCTGCCCTCACTCGTGACCccaagaccccaagatacttgaactcctgcacttggggcaatgactcgttcccaacccggagggagcaatccaccgttttccggcagagaaccatggcctcggacttggaggtgctgactctcatcccggccgcttcacactgaaaacagcctgagacaagccctgttttccctttctgagtcatcGGATGGTTTTCCAGAACTTCCTTGAGGCCAactgaaagtccttctccatagcctccccgaactcctcccatacccgggtttttgcttcagcgactgccgaagccacagcccttctggccacccggtacctgtctgctgcttcaggggacccctggGCCAGCCAAACCCGAAAgacctccttcttcagtttgacgggttcttgggttgccgccccgacaggcaccgatgaccttctggccacagctcctgcttgccgcctctgcaatggaggctttgaacatggcccactcggactccatgtccccagcttcccccgggatgcgtgagaagttcctccggaggtgggagttgaagacctcgcggatGGGGGCCTCTGCCAGacattcccagttcaccctcactacacgctTGGGTTTActgggtctgtccggcagcctccccggccacttgatccactcaccaccaggtggtgatcagttgacagctctgctcctctcttcacccgagtgtccaagacatacggccgcaggtctgatgatatgaccacaaagtcgatcatcgatctttggcctaaggtgctctggtaccaagtacacttatgagctaccctatactcgaacatggtgttcgttttggacaatccatgaccagcacagaagtccaataacaagacaccactcgggttaagatcaggcaggccattcctcccaatcattcctcccaatcattcctcccaatcacccccttccaggtatCTCTGTCGTTGCCCATGTGatcgttgaagtcgcccagcagaactatggagtctccgggcggcaccctttccaggatgctgcccagtgactccaagaaggccggatactcagaactgccgtttggtgcatacgcacaaatgacagtcagggccttccccccagcgacacgtagtcgcagagaggtgACCCTCTCGTTCGCCGGGTGAAACTCCAACACAGGGGCACTCAGCCAGTGGCTTGTGAGTAACTGTTTTCTCAGTTGTTTTTCTCAGAAGATAAAGAACTGTCTtgtattttggagaaagaagactGCTTACTAACAGTGTCATCGAACACAGTTATATTGAGCTACATATCAAATCTAATTTTAAGGGAATTTTAGACCCAGGTGCGCTGAGTTTCTCATAATTAATCATGTAATTAGATGTTAACTTTTTTACCcaaataacagccaaataatataGGTTTTAATGGGAGCAAAGTATCACCACTTGGTAGATGCagacttttatttaaaaacacactATCAATCCACCTAATTTAAAGAAACAATATGtcacatgtttattttcttccatgcagtcccttccaaaagtatttgaacagtaaTGTCaagtcctttgtttttgctattaaCTGAAGACAAttaagtttgaggtcaaaatcagaatttcagcttttatttcctggtatttttatctcaaTTTGTTagatctaggtgtaaataccaggaaataaaagctgaaattctgaactctcgtctcatgttcatcttttcatctcaaccccaaatgtatccAGTGTATTGcataaacaaaggaattggccttgctgtcccaatacttttggagggggcCGTATGTCAAAACTGGCTCCCAATAAAGTACTTGCACAACATTACAAAACTGAATCATAGATTCTCACATATTACAAATTCTAGGCAATGCTTGGAAGAACGGGCATTTTTAGTACAGCAGGCATTGATCAGTATATAGTCTTCATCTGTCACTGTTAAAAACAGGAACTTCAGTTTCTCACCAAAGCAGTGCTCTTCCGGTCTGCCTATGACAGTCTTTTTGCTGACAGGGTTTGCAGTCACGCAGCTGTAGGGGGCACTGTTCTCTTCTatctccagagggagggacaggggggtgCTGAGATTGGGGCTGCTGGTGTAGGACAGTATCCGCCCCTCTCTGTGCCAGGACAGGGTGagctctctcccattctccacagagcacagcacactgcagctgggtttcaccctgctcctgctggacACCTGAGGTCTGGGTACTGGGTCTGTGCAGAGATACAGCAACAGGGAGAGCCTTCAACACTGGCTATTAACACTGGGTACTGGGTCTGTGCAGAGATACAGCAACAGGGAGAGCCTTCAACACTTGCTATCAACACTGGCCCCTAactccactctctgtgtgagccTTCAACACTGGCTATTAACACTGGGTACTGGGTCTGTGCAGAGATACAGCAACAGGGAGAGCCTTCAACACTGGCTATCAACACTGGGTACTGGGTCTGTGCAGAGACACAGCAACAGGGAGAGCCTTCAACCCTGGCTATTAACACTGGGTACTGGGTCTGTGCAGAGATACAGCAACAGGGAGAGCCTTCAACACTGGCTATTAACACTGGCCCCTAACTCCACTCTGTGTGAGCCTTCAACACTGGCTATTAACACTGGCCCCTAACTCTACCGTGTGCGAGCTAGTGCCtaaagtgcttgactgggacctggaaggttagtggttctaACCACAGATCAGTGCAGCTATTGGCCCTTGAGGCCAACAttgcccttaaccccacattgatccagggaggattggccccttactctagtcaactgtaagtcactttggataaaagtaactgtaatttaatgtacaGCCTTCAACACTGGCCCTTAACTCTACTCTCTGTGTGAGCCTTCAACACTGGCCCTTAACTCTACTCTCTGTGTGAGCCTTCAacactccctcctcctcctcctgctcccagAGTTGAGGTTCTGTGACCACGGCCTGGTTTTAATGTCAGAGACTCAAAGTGCCCATCACAGTACAgcacacccaccccacacatCCAGGTGGAAGGTTTTTAAGTTGGCACCGCTGTCCTGTACTGTGTAGTCCCCAGAGTCCTCTGTCCTCAGGCCCCTGAGGGAGAAGAGCCCAGAGCTGGGGTCCCACCGCAGCCGGGCACTGTAGCTGTAGTTGGTGATCTGGCAGGAGTGACTGACCACTGTCGCTATTCCACTGCCAGCTTTCAGCAAGAAGCCGGTGTCCTTCACTGCGGCTGGGAGCGTGACCGTCTCTCCCACAATGCTGTTCAGCACGTTCGActgggcagagacacacacacctggagagacaggatagagagggagagagagagggtgagagagaaatagagggagagagagagggtgagagagaaacggagggaaagaaaggatagagggagagagagaaacaaaatgaaagaggGAGGAAAAGAGAAATGGAGTGGAAGGGaaagacacacaggagagaaggatgagagatggaaggagagagggagggggagggaaagtAGGATTGGGAGAAGAGGGAAAGTAGGATTGGGAGAAGAGGGAAAGTAGGATTGGGAGAAGAGATGACTGGTTTTCAGTAAAAGTTCAAGGAatttgtgaagagtgtcatgggatcatTAATTACTACAGTGAGTCAAGACCTTGGTTTAAGTTCTCATTCGAAAGACAGCATCTCCTATagtacagtgtccccatcactgcactggagcATTGAGTTTTATTTGACCTGAGGGATGACtaccccctactgcccccctactgcccccctaatGCCCCCTACTGttcccctactgccccctactgttcccctactgccccctactgccccctaccatccccctactgcccccctactgccccctaccattcccctactgccccctactgttcccctactgcccccctactgccccctaccgTCCCTCTACCAGCCGCCTACTGCCCcttactgccccctactgccccaTACTGCACCCTACTGCCCCTACTGTTCCCCTACGGCCCCCTACTGTTCCCCTACcgcccccctactgccccctactgttccCCTACTGttcccctactgccccctaccaTCCCCCTACcgcccccctactgccccctactgccccctacatccccctactgccccctactgttcccctactgccccctactgttccCTACtacccccctactgccccctactgttcccctactgccccctactgcccctactgccccctactgtccccctactgccccctactgccccctactgttccCCTACTGCCCCATACTGTTCCCCTACtacccccctactgccccctactgttcccctactgcccccctactgccccctactgttcccctactgccccctaccgTCCCCCTACTGttcccctactgccccctactgttcccctactgccccctactgccccctactgttcccctactgccccctactgccccctactgttccCCTACCGTCCCCCTACTGttcccctactgccccctactgttcccctactgccccctactgttccCCTACCgtccccctactgccccctaccgTCTCCCTACTGttcccctactgccccctactgtccccctactgccccctactgttccCCTACTGttcccctactgccccctaccgTCTCCCTACTGttcccctactgccccctactgccccctactgcaccctactgtTCCCCTACCGTCCCCCTACTGTTCCCATACtacccccctactgcccccctactgttcccctactgccccctaccatccccctactgccccctactgttcccctactgccccctactgttccCCTACtacccccctactgcccccctactgttcccctactgccccctaccgTCCCCCTACTGttcccctactgccccctactgttcccctactgccccctaccgtccccctgctgttcccctactgccccctactgttccCCTACtacccccctactgcccccctactgttcccctactgccccctaccgTCCCCCTACTGttcccctactgccccctactgttcccctactgccccctaccgTCCCCCTGCTGTTCCCCTACTGCCCcttactgccccctactgccccctactgccattaaactgtcttcagcaacctcaccttagaagcagagtttggctgttcctcaccaagttttaaccctcctacacagctgttcctgtttcagttaatgattgtgtttcaacctacatattaaattgactatatgcctacaaaatccctgtgCAAGTGTACCAAGGAGAATTGattgctggtttgaaggcaaatggTGGTcataccaaatattgatttgatttagatttttcttcttttcactcacttagcattttgttaattgataaaaaataaacgatcaacatttctatttttgaaagcattcttactttacagcatttttccacacctgcctaaaacttttgcacatgaGAAAACTTATATACTGAGAGTTTAGAGCGGAAGACATTTCCCTGGACTACACAAGACAGGCTTTTAGCTGAGGGGGTCCAGTGTGCTGTTTGCATTGCACTAGTGTTTGTCATTGAGATTAATGTTGAGATCATCATTTTGTACATTACATATATGCCTGAGACTTTATTCTTTCATTGggtatgacatttattccattgtGAAGTATTATGCCCAAGAAATATAAGAGTGAAACGTGATAATATGCCCGCTCTCCCCATCTTTGCATGCACTGACTGCATAGAGTATCTTCTCTGATGATATATGCCAGGggtgcactcactgagcactttattctgcATTAATTagatttattaagtcttctgctgctgtagcctgtgcaggtttgacacattgtgtgttcagagatgctcttctgcataccgctgttgtaatgtgtggttatttgctgagatactcaaaccaccctgtctcgcACCAATAATTAttgcacggtcaaagtcacatttcttccccattctgacatttagtctgaaaaacagctgaacctcttgaccatgtctgcatggttttatgcatttagttgctgccacatgattggctgattccttatttgcagtaacaagctAGTGTCCTGGTCCACCTAATAAAATGTTATTGAGTGAATATAACAGCATAACAGTCCTACCTGCACTCCAACAGGTATATAACAGCATAAAGGTGGTTCTCATGTTGCTCTGAAATGAAGGTTTCACTGTCTGAAGCCGTCTGCAGTCTGGACTTCCTTATTCTAAACGACTGTGTTAGACCCCACCCCACTTAgacccaaacacaccacaaacagacaaacaaacacaacacacacacagcatcactcacacactgcaatacaaataaagcacacacacatttttcaagagaaaatgttaaaaaaaaaaataaacaaacaaatcattcaTACAAAGAACTGCCATTATGCAGACGGCTAAGACGGCTTTATTGctacttctgtttttttgtctcatcagattaATTAAGGCCCAAGTTCTTATCAGTAGCATGTGGTTATTTCtggcacttggaactgtacttccctctagttCCTCTTCCCTTCTTATTAGTACTTCTCGGAGGGGAGGTGACCGTCTCAAATTttgtatttgatttgatttgatttgttttgtttaatttatttgtagATACTTTTGTAAATAATTTATAGGCCTAATAATTAACAGaactttgaccactttcaagcgcagactgataACTCACAGGCTGTGCCTTTCCCTCCCAGTGGTGCGCATGCATAGCAATCATATTTCATAGACCGCTGACGGAAATGTATGATTACAATTCAGAAGTGCATGCATGTTTCTTGGAAATGAGTCACGATTCCAGGTGGCTGACAGGCAACAAGCTGTCTCTTTTGCACAATCAAAAGTGTGATTTCCTCTGCAGCGGAAACTGCAGCTTTCTGTAAGGTGCCATTGAGTTGTAATTTATGTGTTTGAGGGAGAGGGTGGTTTAAACAAAAAGCATaatggctccagaaacacactgacactgtccCTTTACACAATGTTTTAGAGAAAGCAGCTGCAGACGGTTTTGATGTAACAGGTGGTATTTAAGTCTCATTTACCTATGGACTATCCAAACCTATAGATGAATCAGGCTGAAATATCTTGT
Encoded here:
- the LOC133131443 gene encoding hepatic and glial cell adhesion molecule-like gives rise to the protein MRTTFMLLYTCWSAGVCVSAQSNVLNSIVGETVTLPAAVKDTGFLLKAGSGIATVVSHSCQITNYSYSARLRWDPSSGLFSLRGLRTEDSGDYTVQDSGANLKTFHLDVWDPVPRPQVSSRSRVKPSCSVLCSVENGRELTLSWHREGRILSYTSSPNLSTPLSLPLEIEENSAPYSCVTANPVSKKTVIGRPEEHCFESVWKPHIKTSAAQGGRSCSLQCSVQNGRELTLSWRTEGETLSHTRDPNLSTLSLTLEIEASNSTYTCVATNPISEERTAFLPTQVCGQEGHRSHDAVLYVMFVLRLVEFVLVTLAVVVLLHLYHKVLTQNSTVRRGQRRYQEADTAL